The nucleotide window TCTCGTTCACGAACTTGAGTTCGCGCGGCACGGCGAGATTGCTCAGGCCGGCGGTCTTGATGGCGGCTCGAATTTTATCCAGCGTCAGGCGCGGTTCGTTGCTGACCGCGATGAGTCGCTCGCCCTTGTCCTCGTCCGGCTTGGCGACCACCGCGATGGCGAACCGCAATCCGTATTGGGGAAACGCTCCCGCCAGCGCCTCTTCCACCGCGGTGAGGCTGACCATTTCGCCACTGACTTTGGCGAAACGTTTCAACCGGCCGCGAATGTGAATGAAATGATCCTCGTCCACGTGCACGATGTCGCCGGTGTCATACCAGCCGCCCAGTGCCTGGAACTTCGCGTTGGCCTCGGGATTCAGGTAACCCTTCATCACGTTCGGCCCGCGCACCAGCAGGCGTCCGCCTTCCGTGACGCCGGGCACGGGTTCCAGCTTCCAGTTCATGCCCGGCAGCAATTCGCCGGCGCTGCCTGGACGCGGGTTGAGCGGCACGTTGACGCTGACGCACGGGCTGCATTCGGTGGCGCCGTAACCTTCGAGCACGCGGATGCCGAAGCGCTCGTTCCAGATGCGCACCGTGTTCTCCTGCAATTTTTCCGCACCCGCGAACAGGTAGCGGATGCTGCGGAAGTCGTAAGGATGCGCCTTGCGCGCGTAGCCGGCGAGGAACGTGTTCGTGGCGAGAAACACGGTGGCGTTCTTGTCGTAAAGCACCGTGGGGACGACCCGATAATGCAGCGGCGAGGGGTAAATGAACAGATACGAGCCGCGCGTCAGCGGCAGCAACGTCCCGACGGTCAGGCCGAAGCTGTGGAACATTGGCAGCGTGGTGAAGAAGCGGTCCGTGCTTTGCAAGTCGCAGACGGCGCACATCTGCCGGATGTTGGCGAGCACGTTCCGATGCGAGAGTTCCACCCCCTTGGGCACGCCCTCCGAGCCGCTGGTGAACAACACCACGGCCGTGTCGTTGGTTTGCGCTGTCGAGCGCAGGTTGCGGGCGGGGGCCAGCCGGCTGCGCAACCACGCGGCGAATTTCGCCCCGCCGCCAATGTTTTTCCACACGTCCTCGAGGTAATGCAGTTCGATGCCGGCGTCCTCCAGCGGCTTTACGTCGAGGCGCGCCTTTCGCAGGAACGTGCGTGACGTGATGATGTGTTTGAGCCCGGCCAGCTGGGCGCAGGCCAGCATGACGGCCGGGCCGGTGGTGTAGTTCAAAATGGCGGGCACCTTGTCCGCCGCCCACAGGCTGAGCAGCGTCACCGGCAGCGCGTTGAGATTGGGCAACAGCACGCCGACGTGCCTGCCGGCGGACCGGGCGGCGCCGGCCTCACGCGGATTCAAGCGCTGCCGCCATTGTTGCGCCAGCAGTCCCGCCCCGAGGAACAGGCGGCGATACGTCAGCGGTTGCCACGTCACGTCCTCGAGGATTTTGAACCCGGGCTGCTCGCGAACGCGTTCGGCGATGGCGGCGGGCAGCGTCCCCGGGCCAAAATCCATTTCCGTGTCAAATTGCAGCCGCAACATTTCATCGCGGAGCCAGCTGGTGATTTTTGTG belongs to Verrucomicrobiia bacterium and includes:
- a CDS encoding AMP-binding protein, which encodes MIALLHFLLRLLFRFRAYNVEALRTPGPVLLLPNHVSWWDWLFLGVCLEEDWRFVTSATTAQTSWLHRKIMINRRTFPVENDSPYAVKHMAEYLQNGGRLVLFPEGRLSTTGSLMKLFDGTGFLLHRTKARVVVGYLRGASRLKPAANRGHTRWFPPVTAHFSSVLVPPDPGHVSTAVARTKITSWLRDEMLRLQFDTEMDFGPGTLPAAIAERVREQPGFKILEDVTWQPLTYRRLFLGAGLLAQQWRQRLNPREAGAARSAGRHVGVLLPNLNALPVTLLSLWAADKVPAILNYTTGPAVMLACAQLAGLKHIITSRTFLRKARLDVKPLEDAGIELHYLEDVWKNIGGGAKFAAWLRSRLAPARNLRSTAQTNDTAVVLFTSGSEGVPKGVELSHRNVLANIRQMCAVCDLQSTDRFFTTLPMFHSFGLTVGTLLPLTRGSYLFIYPSPLHYRVVPTVLYDKNATVFLATNTFLAGYARKAHPYDFRSIRYLFAGAEKLQENTVRIWNERFGIRVLEGYGATECSPCVSVNVPLNPRPGSAGELLPGMNWKLEPVPGVTEGGRLLVRGPNVMKGYLNPEANAKFQALGGWYDTGDIVHVDEDHFIHIRGRLKRFAKVSGEMVSLTAVEEALAGAFPQYGLRFAIAVVAKPDEDKGERLIAVSNEPRLTLDKIRAAIKTAGLSNLAVPRELKFVNEIPKLGTGKVNHRELTQLI